The segment GATGGAAAAGATGATGCAGGAGCAACCTGTTGATTACATCGTTATGGACTGCCCGCCTTCGCTCGGTGTATTAACCGTCAACGCTCTGACTGCCGCTGATGAAGTTTTCATTCCCTTGCAACCGCATTTCTTCGCGCTGCAGGGACTCTCCAAATTGTTGGAGACAACGGCACTCATCACCCGCCGATTGAATCGTAATTTGAAGGTCAGTGGAATCATGCTCTGCCTGTATGAAACAGGCACTCGACTAGCAGCTGATGTGACTGACGATCTCATTTCCTTCTTGCGTCAAAGTCCTCCTGATACGCCCTGGGCCAATGCTCAGGTCTTCAATAGCCGTATTCGCCGAAATATCAAACTGGCAGAAGCCCCGAGCTTTGGACAGTCTATCTTTGAATACCAGCCCAAATCTGCAGGTGCTCTGGACTACGGCGCTTTGGCGACAGAAGTGC is part of the Polystyrenella longa genome and harbors:
- a CDS encoding ParA family protein, whose product is MRRIAVMNQKGGVGKTTSSVNLAAALAQQGRKVCLVDLDPQGHSSLHLGVEPHSDEPSVYDVFSGTRSLKDVRHLVSENLWIIPASLDLAATEVELVDAQNREIVLRQAMEKMMQEQPVDYIVMDCPPSLGVLTVNALTAADEVFIPLQPHFFALQGLSKLLETTALITRRLNRNLKVSGIMLCLYETGTRLAADVTDDLISFLRQSPPDTPWANAQVFNSRIRRNIKLAEAPSFGQSIFEYQPKSAGALDYGALATEVLAMEKANAGVDSDISTTFQMPQATPQPQQPPGEQRFAA